Proteins encoded together in one Candidatus Binataceae bacterium window:
- the nth gene encoding endonuclease III, whose translation MPRGRPSGSEAITHQETVVRCERLANTLAELYPDARISLDFATPWQCLAATILSAQCTDERVNQVTPELFRRFPDVAAMAAAPEKQLRELIVRTGFFRQKTRSLQNAARALLERFGGEIPRRMEELVTLPGVGRKTANVILGHVFGQPGLVVDTHVRRLSKRLGLTTHSDPDKIELDLQKLLPPSDWTPFSMRLILHGRRVCYARAPRCESCTLRPDCPRIGVGSIAKARRAS comes from the coding sequence ATGCCGCGTGGCAGGCCCAGCGGCTCTGAAGCGATAACGCACCAGGAGACTGTCGTCCGCTGCGAGCGACTGGCAAACACGCTCGCAGAGCTTTATCCGGACGCGCGGATCAGCCTCGACTTTGCGACCCCGTGGCAGTGCTTGGCCGCGACGATTCTCTCGGCCCAATGCACCGACGAACGGGTCAATCAGGTAACACCGGAATTGTTTCGGCGCTTTCCGGACGTCGCGGCAATGGCCGCGGCGCCGGAGAAGCAGCTCCGCGAGCTGATCGTGAGAACGGGCTTTTTTCGCCAGAAGACCCGCTCGCTGCAAAACGCGGCGCGCGCGCTACTCGAGCGCTTCGGCGGCGAGATTCCGCGCCGGATGGAGGAACTTGTCACGCTGCCGGGCGTCGGCCGCAAGACCGCGAACGTGATCCTCGGCCATGTCTTCGGCCAACCGGGCTTGGTGGTCGATACCCACGTCCGGCGGTTGTCGAAGCGGCTCGGCCTGACCACCCATAGCGATCCCGACAAGATCGAGCTGGATTTGCAGAAGCTGCTGCCGCCTTCCGACTGGACGCCCTTCTCGATGCGGCTGATTCTGCACGGCCGTCGCGTCTGCTACGCCCGCGCCCCGCGATGCGAGAGCTGCACGCTGCGCCCCGACTGTCCGCGGATAGGCGTCGGGTCGATTGCAAAGGCGCGCCGCGCTTCGTAA
- a CDS encoding DsbA family protein: MAARDLRFYLDYKSPYAYLAVDPVRELEREFAIKFTWLPCVLYIPDFLGTVEGRNEHQWRRVRYSYMDARRLANRRGLIVKGPQKLFDSSIVAIGMLYAQRRGTFDKYNDLAFERFWKRELDIEDSAAITAILKESGAPVEAFPDFLAGEGRAELERITHEAESAGVFGVPTFVIDGEVFWGGDRLWMVREKLAEK; the protein is encoded by the coding sequence ATGGCCGCTCGCGATCTCCGCTTTTATCTCGATTACAAAAGCCCCTACGCCTATTTGGCTGTGGACCCGGTCCGTGAGCTGGAACGCGAATTCGCGATCAAGTTCACCTGGCTGCCCTGCGTCCTCTACATCCCGGATTTTCTCGGCACGGTTGAAGGCCGCAATGAGCATCAATGGCGGCGCGTGCGCTACAGCTACATGGACGCGCGCCGGCTCGCGAACCGCCGAGGGCTGATCGTCAAAGGTCCGCAGAAACTTTTCGATTCGTCGATCGTCGCGATCGGGATGCTCTACGCGCAGCGCCGCGGCACCTTCGACAAGTATAACGACCTGGCCTTCGAGCGCTTCTGGAAACGCGAGCTCGATATCGAAGATTCCGCCGCGATTACTGCGATACTCAAGGAGAGCGGCGCGCCGGTGGAAGCGTTCCCCGACTTTCTCGCCGGCGAAGGCCGCGCCGAGCTCGAGCGCATCACGCATGAAGCCGAGAGCGCCGGGGTTTTCGGCGTACCGACTTTTGTCATCGACGGCGAGGTTTTCTGGGGCGGCGATCGCCTCTGGATGGTGCGCGAGAAACTCGCGGAAAAATGA